Below is a genomic region from Sulfitobacter sp. OXR-159.
CAGGGATGATGCGGTAGAGGCCGACACCGAAGCCGACACTGCCGAAGCGCCCGAAGGCGATGCGGAATTGGAAGCCGACACGGCGGAAGCACCTGAAGCTGACGCCGAGATGGAGGCTGATACCGCAGAGGCACCCGACACGGACGCCGCCACCGACACTGCCGAAGCACCGGCCACGACCGAGCCGATGACCGAAGACACGGCAGAGGCCCCGGCAACGGAGCCGTTGGGCGACACCGTCGCCCCCGCTGACACAACCGCCGAGGCGCCGGCAGAAGAGCCTGCAAAGCCGGTTGAAGGTCAGATCACCATGCAAAGCGAGAACACGATCCTCGCCGACGATTTGATTGGCAGCAACGTCTATTCCGACGCAGGTGAAAAGATCGGCGATGTAGATGACCTGATCGTCAATCTTGATGGCACCGTCGAAGGTGTCGTGATCGGTGTTGGTGGTTTCCTCGGCATGGGTGAAAAATGGGTTGCCGTGAAAATGGACAGCCTGTCGACCATGACTGACGAAAGCGGCACGCTGCGTCTGGTATCCTCGGCCACCAAGACCGACCTTGAAGCCGCAGAGGCCTTTAAAACCGCGCAGGATATGGAAGCCGAGCAGCAGGCGCTTGAAAATGCTGCCCCGCAAGACCCCAACGCGGTCACCACTGAGCCCGCACCTGTCAACTAAGTACGGGGCCACAGCCTGAACGATAAAGGGGCGCTGATATCAGCGCCCCTTTATTCTTGGTTGGTGGTGTAAACGGCTTAGCCCAAGCTGAGGCTGGCCGCGCTTTCGGGCAGTTCCTCGTCAAACAGACGCTGGTAGAACTCGGCCACGGTCTGGCGCTCCAACTCATCGCATTTGTTGAGGAATGACAGCCGGAAAGCATAGCCGACATTGCGGAAAATTTCAGCGTTCTGGGCCCATGCGATCACGGTACGGGGCGACATCACGGTGGACAGTTCGCCGTTCATGAAGGCGGTCCGCGTGAGGTCCGCCACGGTGACCATCTGCTTGAGGGTCTTGCGGCCCTTTTCGGTGTTGTAATGCGGGTTTTTGGCCAGCACGATCGCGGTCTCGGCGTCGATGCTGAGGTAGTTCAGCGTGGCGACGAGCGACCAACGGTCCATCTGCGCTTGGTTGATCTGCTGAGTGCCGTGATAAAGCCCGGTGGTATCGCCCAATCCCACGGTGTTGGCCGTGGCAAAGAGGCGGAAATAGGGGTGCGGGGTGATGATCTCGTTCTGATCCATCAGGGTCAGCTTGCCGTCATGCTCCAGCACGCGCTGGATCACGAACATCACATCGGCGCGGCCTGCGTCATATTCATCAAAGACGATGGCGGTCGGGTTGCGCAGCGCCCAAGGCAGGATGCCTTCGTGGAATTCGGTGACCTGCTTGCCGTCGCGCAGTTTGATCGCGTCCTTGCCAATCAGGTCGATCCGGCTGATGTGGCTGTCGAGGTTGACGCGCACAGTGGGCCAGTTCAGCAGCGCGGCGACCTGTTCGATATGGGTCGATTTGCCGGTGCCGTGGTAGCCTTGGATCATGACGCGGCGGTTGTGGGTGAACCCTGCGAGGATCGCCAACGTGGTGTCAGGATCAAACTTATAGGTGCTGTCGATGTCCGGCACGCGGCTGGTGCGCTGCGGGAATCCTTTGACGACCATATCGGTGTCGATGCCAAAGACATCGCGCACCGAGAGTTCTTCGGTGGGTTTCATGTCATGTTCCAGTGCACCGTCGGCCATCGCTCGTCATCCTTTTCGTTAGGCGCGCGGTCGGGGCCGCGCGCGTATCTGGTGCAACATATCGTGCATATCCGCAAGGGGAAGGGGCAACTGGCATTATCCGCACCCGGCCGCTGGTCCGGTTGTGGGATCAGTCCTTGAAGTTGCGGCTGCCCTTGATCTGGTCCCATGCCCAGACGACAAGCTGCAACTGCTCTTCCTGACTGCGGTCACCGCCGTTCATATCGGGGTGCAGCACTTTGATCAGCGCTTTGTAGGCCTTGCGGACCTCGGGTTTGGTCCATGTGTCCTTGGCTTCGAGAATCTCGATTGCGCGGCGCTCGGTCGGGGGCAGGCGGCGGCCCGCTTGCTGGCCCTTGCCAGGGTTCTGGGTCGCGTTCTTGCCCAAAACCTGATGCGGGTCTTCGATGCCAAGGCGTGCCCATGCACGCTGCTCGGGGTCGCCGAGCGGCTTGGTGGCGCGTTCCCAGACCTTGTCCTTGGACATCTGAGCGTTCAACTCCGCCTCGGTGGTGCCGTCAAAGAAGCTCCACTTCGCGTTGTATTCGCGAACGTGTTGCTGGCAGAACCAGAAGTAATCATCCAGCACATCGGGGGCCTTGGGCGCGCGGAACTTGCCCGGCTCGTCGCAGCCCTCATGGTCGCAAATCCGGGTCGAGGTTTCCGACGCACCGGACATGCCGCGGCGGCCGCGGGGGTTTTTCTTTTTGGAGGACGACACGGACATGTCGAATCCGAAGGGATCAGCTTTTGGCATGTGGATAGACCTTTCCGACTCAGGCCGGTCACCATATACCCTGCGTCGCAGGATTGAAGGGGGCCGAGGTAAAAAACATGTCGACAACACAAGAGATTTCAGACCGACTGGAGGCCGAATTTGCGCCGCGAGAGTTGGATGTGGTGGATGACAGCGAAAGCCATCGCGGTCATGCCGGGTTTCAAGAGGGGGGCGAAAGCCACTTCAACGTGCGCATCCGCTCAGAGCGTTTCAAGGGTCAGAACCGGCTGGCGCGGCACCGGGCGGTGCACAGTGCCTTGGGGCCGGATCTGATGGGGCGCATTCATGCGCTGGCGCTGGATCTGGACGAATAAGGCCCCCGTTTAGGGCTTTGACTTGTCGTCGTCTTCGTCGGATTTATCCGGCGAAGAAACGTCCGGCGCTTGCTCTGTCGCGGTGCCGGAGAGGAACGCAGGTGGCGTTGCCAGCTTGGCGGGTTCCTCTTTGGCGGGCTCCACCTTGGTAGGGGCGTCATCGTCGGGCGTGATGGAGGCGGGCGCATCGGCCTGAAGCGCCGTCTCGTCGCCCTCAATCGTGGCGGACAATGCAGGCGTTGCAGCGGCGGGGGGCAACAGATCGCCGTCCTCAGGTTGGCTGTTCGCGCTGGCCAAGCGGCGGAACACCAGCACATTGCGCCACTCGGTGGTGGTCGAGGTCAGGCCAGAGCGTTCTTGCGAGGGCAATGTCTCGGCCCGCTGGTACTCCCAGCCCTCGGCGGCCTGTTCGTTCAGGCACTCTTCCAACGTATTGGCAAAGCGCGCTTCGGGGGCTTTCAGACCTTTGGCTTTCTGCCCTTTGGTGGGGGCGGGAAGGATCTTGTATTCGTAGCGCATAGGGGCCTCGGCTGGGTTGGCGACATGAGCCGCGTCAGGTGAGTTTCAGGCGGATTTGCGGCGGATGCCGATGCTGCGACCGGCCTGCGCCGGTGTGGGCAATTTGGCATGGCTGCGGCGCATCGCGTCAAGACGTGTCAGGATATGCTGCGGCATCGGGGCGACACGCGGGCCGGATTGGTCCACATGCAGCGTTAACCCTTCGGCGGTGGCGGCGAGCCAACCGTCGACGTGCCACAGCTCTTGAAAGCTGTGAAACCGTTTCTCGTCATGGTCGAGCAATTGGAAGGTGGTGTAGACGCGGTCACCCTCATGCAATTCGCGCAGGTAGCAGACGTGGAATTCGGCCACATAGGTGGTGCAGCCCGTGCGTTGATACTCCGGCCCCA
It encodes:
- a CDS encoding PRC-barrel domain-containing protein, translated to MTNFMQHASRLAMIAVLGAAPLAATAQDATKPASDEATAEAPQTDEATQSSEATARDDAVEADTEADTAEAPEGDAELEADTAEAPEADAEMEADTAEAPDTDAATDTAEAPATTEPMTEDTAEAPATEPLGDTVAPADTTAEAPAEEPAKPVEGQITMQSENTILADDLIGSNVYSDAGEKIGDVDDLIVNLDGTVEGVVIGVGGFLGMGEKWVAVKMDSLSTMTDESGTLRLVSSATKTDLEAAEAFKTAQDMEAEQQALENAAPQDPNAVTTEPAPVN
- the cobS gene encoding cobaltochelatase subunit CobS, producing the protein MADGALEHDMKPTEELSVRDVFGIDTDMVVKGFPQRTSRVPDIDSTYKFDPDTTLAILAGFTHNRRVMIQGYHGTGKSTHIEQVAALLNWPTVRVNLDSHISRIDLIGKDAIKLRDGKQVTEFHEGILPWALRNPTAIVFDEYDAGRADVMFVIQRVLEHDGKLTLMDQNEIITPHPYFRLFATANTVGLGDTTGLYHGTQQINQAQMDRWSLVATLNYLSIDAETAIVLAKNPHYNTEKGRKTLKQMVTVADLTRTAFMNGELSTVMSPRTVIAWAQNAEIFRNVGYAFRLSFLNKCDELERQTVAEFYQRLFDEELPESAASLSLG
- a CDS encoding J domain-containing protein, translating into MPKADPFGFDMSVSSSKKKNPRGRRGMSGASETSTRICDHEGCDEPGKFRAPKAPDVLDDYFWFCQQHVREYNAKWSFFDGTTEAELNAQMSKDKVWERATKPLGDPEQRAWARLGIEDPHQVLGKNATQNPGKGQQAGRRLPPTERRAIEILEAKDTWTKPEVRKAYKALIKVLHPDMNGGDRSQEEQLQLVVWAWDQIKGSRNFKD
- a CDS encoding BolA family protein; this translates as MSTTQEISDRLEAEFAPRELDVVDDSESHRGHAGFQEGGESHFNVRIRSERFKGQNRLARHRAVHSALGPDLMGRIHALALDLDE
- a CDS encoding DUF4177 domain-containing protein, which translates into the protein MRYEYKILPAPTKGQKAKGLKAPEARFANTLEECLNEQAAEGWEYQRAETLPSQERSGLTSTTTEWRNVLVFRRLASANSQPEDGDLLPPAAATPALSATIEGDETALQADAPASITPDDDAPTKVEPAKEEPAKLATPPAFLSGTATEQAPDVSSPDKSDEDDDKSKP
- a CDS encoding thioesterase family protein, whose translation is MSETPAPFRSSEMKVLPEWIDFNGHLNMAYYNVLFDQGVDQAYGDIGLGPEYQRTGCTTYVAEFHVCYLRELHEGDRVYTTFQLLDHDEKRFHSFQELWHVDGWLAATAEGLTLHVDQSGPRVAPMPQHILTRLDAMRRSHAKLPTPAQAGRSIGIRRKSA